One window from the genome of Halomicrobium zhouii encodes:
- a CDS encoding ATP-binding protein gives MRGVANRSAGTIIAGAGLLLTGFHLSSATGVETSALAVLVTLLPVVFSLVMTGVGVQVARGRLVPDRFAGRMLAWTGVGVTVLFAFGLWMFAVTLVLEVTQSDSIVPMVNVATFGALVGLLVGLYDVRRLEQRQSVEQLNRINDTLRVATEELVNQTDRKSLEQAVCDRLSESAAYESVWVGRYDDAEGVVRPAAWSGLDDDYYESIDVTVDDSPTGGGPGGRAIREREIQCVQNVFADPSMEPWWDILESRGVQSMAVVPIGHEGTVYGFISIYADRHNVFEEREQAVLTDLGETIGHAIASIQANERLAERERELARQNQRLEEFAGIVSHDLRNPLTVAVGNLQLARETGDEECFSKTADALERMDELIADLLTLARQGEAIDEFEPVPLREVVEEAWATTGADASTLACDDDLGTVSADRSRLRQLLENVFRNSVEHAGPDVTVTVRRTDKGFAVEDDGPGIPADRREAIFDVGYSTNEDGTGFGLNIVRSIADAHGWDVAVGESPAGGARFDFSDVGRVEPESEPT, from the coding sequence ATGCGTGGCGTTGCCAACCGAAGCGCTGGCACGATAATCGCCGGCGCCGGTCTATTGCTGACCGGCTTTCACCTGTCCAGCGCTACCGGGGTCGAAACGAGCGCACTGGCGGTGCTCGTCACGTTGCTTCCAGTGGTCTTCTCGCTCGTCATGACGGGCGTCGGCGTCCAGGTCGCCCGTGGCCGCCTCGTTCCGGACCGGTTCGCGGGCCGGATGCTGGCCTGGACCGGTGTCGGCGTCACCGTCCTGTTTGCGTTCGGCCTCTGGATGTTCGCCGTCACCCTCGTGCTGGAGGTCACGCAGTCGGACTCCATCGTCCCCATGGTCAACGTCGCGACGTTCGGCGCGCTCGTGGGGCTTCTCGTCGGACTCTACGACGTCCGCCGCCTGGAGCAACGGCAGTCCGTCGAACAGCTGAACCGGATCAACGACACGCTCCGCGTCGCCACCGAGGAACTGGTCAACCAGACGGACCGGAAGTCGCTCGAACAGGCCGTCTGCGACCGGTTGAGTGAGTCAGCGGCCTACGAGTCCGTCTGGGTCGGCCGGTACGACGATGCCGAGGGCGTCGTCCGTCCGGCGGCGTGGTCCGGGCTCGACGACGACTACTACGAGTCGATCGACGTCACCGTCGACGACAGTCCGACCGGCGGCGGTCCCGGGGGGCGCGCGATCAGGGAGCGCGAAATCCAGTGCGTGCAGAACGTCTTCGCGGACCCGTCGATGGAGCCGTGGTGGGACATCCTGGAGAGCCGTGGCGTCCAGTCGATGGCCGTCGTTCCGATCGGACACGAGGGGACTGTCTACGGCTTCATCAGCATCTACGCCGACCGGCACAACGTGTTCGAGGAACGCGAACAGGCGGTGCTCACCGACCTGGGCGAGACCATCGGTCACGCCATCGCCTCCATCCAGGCGAACGAACGCCTCGCCGAGCGCGAGCGCGAGCTGGCCCGACAGAACCAGCGCCTGGAAGAGTTCGCCGGCATCGTCAGCCACGACCTCCGGAACCCGCTGACCGTGGCAGTCGGCAACCTCCAGCTCGCCCGCGAGACAGGAGACGAGGAGTGCTTCTCGAAGACGGCGGACGCGCTCGAACGGATGGACGAACTCATCGCGGACCTGTTGACGCTGGCCCGGCAGGGCGAGGCCATCGACGAGTTCGAACCGGTTCCGCTTCGAGAAGTCGTCGAGGAGGCGTGGGCGACGACGGGCGCCGACGCCTCGACGCTCGCGTGCGACGACGACCTCGGGACGGTGTCCGCCGACCGGAGCCGATTGCGCCAGCTCCTGGAGAACGTGTTCCGCAATAGCGTGGAACACGCCGGCCCCGACGTGACCGTCACCGTCCGCCGGACCGACAAGGGGTTCGCCGTCGAGGACGACGGCCCCGGGATTCCTGCCGACCGGCGCGAGGCGATATTCGACGTGGGCTACTCGACGAACGAGGACGGGACCGGCTTCGGACTGAACATCGTCCGGAGCATCGCCGACGCCCACGGCTGGGACGTCGCCGTCGGCGAGAGCCCCGCCGGCGGTGCCCGATTCGACTTCTCGGACGTCGGGCGGGTCGAACCGGAGTCCGAACCAACGTGA
- a CDS encoding Lrp/AsnC family transcriptional regulator produces MDSRGEILELLRENARYSVEDIARLSDSSEDDVEAAIADLESAGIVRGYQAVLDWGAVDEDDQPVRASVELNVTLDRETSYADIADRIAKFPQVRSLRLISGDYDFDMVVEGDSMSEVSHFISDKVAPIPEVTQTVTHYVMESYKEQGIEFGDGHDDDRLSISP; encoded by the coding sequence ATGGATAGTCGCGGCGAGATTCTGGAGCTACTCCGTGAGAACGCCCGGTACAGTGTCGAGGACATCGCCCGCCTCAGCGATAGCAGCGAAGACGACGTCGAGGCGGCCATCGCGGATCTAGAGTCCGCGGGCATCGTCCGGGGCTACCAGGCGGTGCTCGACTGGGGCGCCGTCGACGAGGACGACCAGCCGGTCCGGGCGTCGGTCGAACTCAACGTCACGCTGGACCGGGAGACCAGCTACGCCGACATCGCCGACCGCATCGCGAAGTTCCCGCAGGTCCGCTCCCTGCGCCTGATCAGCGGCGACTACGACTTCGACATGGTCGTCGAGGGCGACTCGATGAGCGAGGTGTCCCACTTCATCAGTGACAAGGTCGCGCCCATCCCGGAGGTGACCCAGACGGTCACTCACTACGTGATGGAGTCCTACAAGGAGCAGGGCATCGAGTTCGGCGACGGCCACGACGACGACCGGCTGTCGATCTCCCCATGA
- a CDS encoding pyridoxal phosphate-dependent aminotransferase, with translation MTIEPADRVDQVPPSGIRRFFELAEEMDDIISLGVGEPDFSAPWAAREAAIASLEQGKTSYTANRGKRELRELIAEDVDDRYDLDYDADEEILVTAGASEALDLAFRALLNPGDTVAVVQPAYVSYVPGAIFAGCDVVDVTTRAEDEFKLTAEVLRESGAADADALVYCYPNNPTGATMTESELEPVAAFAREHDLTVFADEIYSELSYEHEHTSIASLPGMRERTVVFNGFSKAYAMTGLRLGYALAPPEAVAAMNRVHQYSMLSAPTTAQYAAIEALETCGDEVEEMCAQYDRRRNFVLSRFEEMGLECFPAAGAFYAFPECPGEDANEFAEALLEEQKVAVVPGTAFGEGGAGHLRVSYATGLGELKEAMARIETFIS, from the coding sequence ATGACCATCGAGCCGGCCGACCGCGTCGACCAGGTGCCGCCGTCGGGAATCCGGCGCTTCTTCGAACTGGCCGAGGAGATGGACGACATCATCTCGCTGGGCGTCGGGGAGCCGGACTTCTCCGCGCCGTGGGCCGCCCGCGAGGCCGCCATCGCCTCCCTGGAACAGGGGAAGACGTCCTACACGGCAAACCGCGGCAAGCGCGAGCTCCGCGAACTGATCGCCGAGGACGTCGACGACCGTTACGACCTCGACTACGACGCCGACGAGGAGATACTCGTCACCGCTGGCGCGAGCGAGGCGCTGGACCTCGCGTTCAGGGCGCTGCTCAACCCCGGCGACACGGTCGCGGTCGTCCAGCCGGCGTACGTCTCCTACGTCCCCGGTGCCATCTTCGCCGGCTGTGACGTCGTGGACGTCACGACACGCGCGGAAGACGAGTTCAAACTCACCGCCGAGGTGCTCCGGGAGTCGGGCGCCGCCGACGCCGACGCGCTCGTCTACTGCTACCCCAACAACCCGACGGGCGCGACGATGACCGAGTCGGAACTGGAACCGGTCGCCGCGTTCGCCCGGGAGCACGACCTGACCGTCTTCGCCGACGAGATCTACTCGGAGCTGAGCTACGAGCACGAGCACACCTCCATCGCCAGTCTGCCCGGAATGCGCGAGCGGACCGTCGTCTTCAACGGCTTCTCGAAGGCCTACGCGATGACCGGGCTGCGCCTGGGGTACGCGCTCGCACCGCCCGAGGCCGTCGCGGCGATGAACCGCGTCCACCAGTACTCGATGCTGTCGGCGCCGACGACGGCCCAGTACGCCGCCATCGAGGCCCTGGAGACCTGCGGCGACGAGGTCGAGGAGATGTGCGCCCAGTACGACCGGCGGCGCAACTTCGTCCTCTCGCGGTTCGAGGAGATGGGCCTGGAGTGTTTCCCCGCCGCGGGTGCGTTCTACGCGTTCCCGGAGTGTCCGGGCGAGGACGCGAACGAGTTCGCCGAAGCCCTCCTGGAGGAGCAGAAAGTGGCCGTCGTCCCCGGGACGGCCTTCGGCGAAGGCGGTGCCGGCCACCTCCGCGTCTCCTACGCGACAGGACTCGGGGAACTGAAGGAAGCGATGGCCCGCATCGAAACGTTCATCAGTTGA